The Amyelois transitella isolate CPQ chromosome 7, ilAmyTran1.1, whole genome shotgun sequence genomic sequence ttgtaagcctatcccttagtcgccttttacgacatccataggaaagagatggagtggttgtattgttttttgtgttggtgccgggaaccacacagatATGATAActtcatattatataaaataaaaaaattgctctGGTATGAAAGAATACAAATACAAACCTGCTCCAAGCTGCTTCGTTCAATTTTCATAGACATGCCAAGGTTTCTTTGATGTTTCTTTCCATTGATGTGGTCCAAAAAGTTGATAGAGTCTTTAACAACACAGTCACAAACATTGCAATAGTATCCTCCCGATTGTGAAGTAGGTGTGTTCCTGTTGATAACTACACTCTTGCCAAGTTTGGAGTCCAAGTCTACTTTGTAGTCTCTTTGTTTTAGAAGTTCACGTTTGACAGGAGGAGCtgcaaatttttaatgttgattaaattaacatatacatacaatatacaagtgttcacatttaaaaaacatcaGAACAGAATAAGTTGTGTACAGGTAGGAATATTCTTTTAATCCGATTTTTCCATGTTTAGCCACACACGTTGACAGCCTTCTACGCTGATATGATAACGTAGTCCAGAATCAATAGAGACTGAAGTCACCAAACCGCATGGTGACTTTGGGTAAATTCCCCCCATTCCTAGGGAGGCCTTAGTCCAACAGTGGACGTTTATGggctgttaaaataaattaaccatTGCTTTGtacctttttttttggatCGCTCTTCTTCATCTAATTCTGCTTGAAGTCTTTCCGCAGCAATTCTTTCGAATTCGTCTTTGTCCCATTTTCTTCGATGATCATCAGGTCGCATACtcattttgaattaatgaaatgaaattgtttTGATATTAAGAATGAAAGGAAATCACTACAagcacaaacaaaattatttacaatgaTCACCTCACTCCGATCCGATCCaatcaccaatacaaaataaacatagtaGTATCACTATTTAGTGTGTACACGTAATGTgttaggaatgtgaaaaactaatcgattatggaaataatcgattaaaaaaaatcacgtattaaataagtaaaactaaattaataatcgattttttataatcatgcaataaatgaactccgacattacgtttggtcttctggcttggagcccggaacgggaagaatactatcatagcACCATAACATTTCATTAACGCCTTCTGTTCATTCTTTCTGtgcttttaaaacagtttaaatgATTCGACGGCCGATgaagacggcctctgtggcgcagcggtagtacgcttgtctgtgacaacggaggtcccgggttcgaatcccggccagggcataatgagaaacgaactttttctgattggcctgggtcttggatgtttatctataagtatttattataaaatatagtatcgttgagttagtatctcgtaacacaagtctcgaacttacttcgagactaactcgatcagtgtaatttgtcccgtataaaaaaaaaaaaaaaaaaaaaaaaaaa encodes the following:
- the LOC106132496 gene encoding zinc finger matrin-type protein 2 gives rise to the protein MSMRPDDHRRKWDKDEFERIAAERLQAELDEEERSKKKAPPVKRELLKQRDYKVDLDSKLGKSVVINRNTPTSQSGGYYCNVCDCVVKDSINFLDHINGKKHQRNLGMSMKIERSSLEQVKARFALNKRKLEEKKTEYELDSRLREAAEEEARLKELRRERRRDKKRKLQDNEEEDDAPVQSELAQIMGFSGFGGSKK